From Cinclus cinclus chromosome 2, bCinCin1.1, whole genome shotgun sequence, one genomic window encodes:
- the TAF13 gene encoding transcription initiation factor TFIID subunit 13: protein MADEEEDATFEEDAEDAGGGLDGGQGRRKRLFSKELRCMMYGFGDDQNPYTESVDILEDLVIEFITEMTHKAMSIGRQGRVQVEDIVFLIRKDPRKFARVKDLLTMNEELKRARKAFDEANYGS, encoded by the exons ATGGCGGATGAGGAGGAGGACGCGACG TTCGAGGAGGATGCGGAGGACGCCGGCGGGGGCTTGGACggcgggcagggcaggaggaagaggctgttCTCCAAAGAGC TAAGGTGCATGATGTATGGATTTGGGGACGATCAGAACCCTTACACAGAATCAGTGGACATCCTTGAGGACCTGGTAATAGAGTTTATCACTGAAATG ACACACAAGGCCATGTCCATCGGGCGGCAGGGTCGGGTACAGGTTGAGGACATTGTCTTTCTAATACGCAAGGACCCCCGGAAGTTTGCCAGAGTTAAAGACCTCCTAACTATGAATGAAGAACTGAAACGAGCCAGAAAGGCGTTTGATGAAGCAAACTATGGGTCTTGA
- the GTPBP8 gene encoding GTP-binding protein 8, with product MLLPWAGGAAGRALPPLASLSQVLRLERNRRTAIIFPLQKLERYLAPSTDTARFRLFQPGLAALQRAEALFRSDLGHPIDYVSSAVRMDHAPPLTLPEVCFSGRSNVGKSSLIRALFSLAPEVEVRVSKTPGHTRKINFFKVGKYFTLVDMPGYGYRAPQDFVEMVEAYLQERRNLKRSFLIVDGVVGLQKTDHIAIEMLEEFGIPYVMVLTKIDRASRGVLLKNVLEIQEFVKDSTRGCFPQLFLVSSLEFSGVHLLRCFVAHVTGNLPTVEAS from the exons ATGCTGTTGCCCTGGGCGGGTGGTGCTGCAGGCCGGGCTCTGCCGCCGCTGGCCTCCCTGTCGCAGGTGCTGCGACTGGAGCGGAACCGCCGCACCGCCATCATATTCCCGCTGCAGAAGCTGGAGCGGTACCTGGCTCCCAGCACCGACACGGCGCGGTTCCGCCTCTTCCAGCCCGGGCTGGCCGCCCTGCAGCGCGCCGAGGCGCTCTTCAGGTCCGACCTCGGGCACCCTATCGACTACGTGAGCTCCGCCGTGCGCATGGACCATGCCCCGCCGCTGACCCTGCCCGAG GTGTGCTTCAGCGGCAGAAGCAATGTGGGGAAATCATCTTTAATCCGGGCCTTGTTTTCACTGGCTCCAGAAGTGGAAGTTAGAGTGTCAAAAACTCCG GGCCACACCAGGAAGATTAATTTCTTCAAAGTAGGGAAGTACTTTACTCTGGTGGATATGCCAGGATATGGCTATCGTGCCCCGCAGGACTTCGTTGAGATGGTGGAGGCCTATCTGCAGGAACGGCGCAA TTTGAAGAGGTCTTTCCTCATAGTTGATGGTGTAGTTGGACTCCAGAAAACAGATCACATTGCAATAGAGATGCTGGAAGAGTTTGGGATTCCTTATGTG ATGGTGTTAACGAAAATTGACCGAGCTTCCAGGGGAGTATTATTAAAGAATGTACTGGAGATCCAAGAGTTTGTAAAGGATAGCACTAGGGGATGCTTTCCTCAGCTGTTCTTGGTCAG TTCTCTGGAGTTCTCAGGGGTTCACTTGCTCAGGTGTTTTGTAGCCCATGTTACTGGAAACCTGCCCACTGTTGAGGCCAGCTGA